GATGCGCACGGCGGCCAGCCGGCCCGCCAGCGCGTCGACGGGCACGTCGAGGTCGACCAGGCCGAAGGGCCCGGCGACCGGACGGAAGCCGGCCTCGGGCACGACCACGCCGTCCTCGAGCAGCGCCACGGCCAGCGCCCCCTCCGTGCTGACCGGCCCGCCCTGGAAGAGCACCTCGGGCTCGGCGACGATCGCGCCCCAGTCCGGGAGGACCTCCTCCACCGGGACCGGGGTGGGGCGGTTGAGCACCACCCCGATGGCGCCCTCGTCGTCGGCGTCGAGCAGCAGCACGACGGTGTCGGCGAAGTTCGGGTCGAGCAGCGTGGGGGCGGCGACCAGGAGCATGCCCGGGGCCGGAGGGAGCCCGCCTGCCGTCGTACCGCTCATGGCCCCATGATGCGGCACGACCCCGACCCGACGCGGGGAGGGTGCGGCCACGGGGGCCGCGAGGGAGGGAGCGTCGGGCGGGGTCGTGCCGGGTCGGTGGAGCCGGGCCTCAGGCGGCGAAGGCAGCCCGCACGGCCCGCAGGCGGCCGAGGATGCTGGCGTGCAGGCCGGTGTGGCCGGTCGGCTCGTCGGGCACCGGGGCGAGGACCCAGCCGGCCCGGGCCTTCTCCTCGATGCGTGCGCCGACGGCGGCGGCACCGGAGTCGTGGGCGCTGGCCTGCCCGGCCATCACGGCCAGCAGGATGCGCTCCTTGGCGGTGGCCTTGTCCATCGCGGCGGCCATCTGCTCGTCGAGGGGCTCGGCACGGTGGTGGTCGACGATCGCCCGGATGCCGGGCAGCTCGGCAGCGGTGGCGCGCCAGGCGTCGACGACGGCGGCCTCGAAGGCCATCGGGCGGGCCATCAGCTCGCGCTCGATGCGCCCGGCGAGCCGGGTGTGCCAGCGCAGCTGCAGGGCGCCGAGCAGGTTCAGCTCGTCGCCGAAGGACTCGGCGACGCCGTCGAGGTCCCACGGGAGCAGGCCGTCCCGACGGGCGTCGGCGGTGGCGATCACGGTGCGGAGGATCTCTCCACGGTTGCGGTACGAGGTCCAGGTCATGGGGAGGTGTGCCCTTCTCATCGGTACAGCTCGGTCGCGGCATTCGCATACCGCGAGTACGTACCGAGAGTACGGAGACATACTGACGGTATGCAAACACCTGGGGGTGGTCGCACAGGTGATCCCGCACACCCGACCGTCGGCGCCTGCGACGCGGCGTGACGGACACCTCCCGGCCACTGAGACGCAGGTCACTAGACTGCCGGTATGCCCAGGTCGAGCGTGTCCAAGCTGGTGCCCAAGGTGCCCGGGGTGTCCGGCGTCCCCGGCGCGACCCTGCGCCAGCAGTACTCCGCCTCGACCAAGCGCGGGCTGGTCGACGTCGCCGAGGAGCTCTTCACCGAGCACGGCTACGCCGCCACCTCGCTGGACGCGATCGTCAGCGGCGCCCGGGTGACCAAGGGCGCGCTCTACCACCACTTCAGCGGCAAGCAGGCGCTCTTCGAGGCCGTCTTCGAGCGGGTGGAGTCCGATGCGTCCCGTGCGATCCAGAAGGCGCTCAAGGGCAAGAAGGACCCTTGGGAGAAGGCCCGCGCCGGCCTCGAGGCGTTCCTCGCCGTGGTCCAGGAGCCGCGCTACCGGCGCATCGTGGTGCAGGAGGGCCCCTCGGTGCTCGGCTACGAGCGCTTCCGTGAGCAGGAGGAGCGCTCGACCTTCGCCAACGTGGTCGACATCGTCCGCGCCGTGCTCAGCGCCGGCACGTGGGAGCTCGACGAGCCGATGATCCAGACCTTCGCGCGGATCTTCTTCGGGGCCATGTCGGCCGCCGGTGAGTCCGTGGCCTCCGCCGACGACGCGATCGTCGCCGCCACCCGCGTCGAGGCCGCCATCGGCTTCATCATCGCCGGCTTCCAGTCCCTCGCCGACGCCGGCGTCCCCCTGCCCGACCCTGGCGCCGCGATCCTCGAGGTCCCCACCGCCGTCGACGAGTAGGGGTCGGGCGGACCGCGTGAGGTTCATCGGCGGGCCGCTGGACCTTGCAGCTCACCGCTGCACCTCCAGCGGCGCTGCGTGAGGTTCATCGGCGGGCCGATGAACCTTCGAGCTCACCGCTGAACCTCACGCGGCTCAGCCGACGGTGACCGAGCCGGTCGCCTCGGGGACCAGCTCGATCCAGGTGTTGCCGGCGGGCACCCGCAGCGTGCCGAACCGGTTGCGCAGCTCGATGGGGGCGTTCAGCCCGGCCTTGGTCCAGGTGCCGGTGATGGCCCGCCCGCCGTGCAGCAGCAACGCCTGGCCGCGCCCCTCGAGGAAGGTCTCCGGCACCGGGTTGCCGGCGGGGTCCTTGTAACCGGCGTCGCCGACCCTCACCCGCAGGACCAGCACCGAGTCAGCGAGGAACTGGTCGTCGGCGGCGGCGTAGGTGTTGACGTTGCGGTAGCGACCGTTCTCGAAGGTCCAGGTCGTGGTGTGCCCGTAGGAGAAGCGCGCCTGCAGGTCACGCCCGGGCTTGCCCTTGGGCAGGTCGGCGGCGTCGCCCCACGGCAGGTAGTCGTCGGGACGGGTCGCGGCACGCTTGACCAGCGTCGCGGTCTCGGCGAGGTCGGTCATCAGGTTGTACGGCGCGGAGCGGGAGGAGTCCCGGAAGAACCCCTTGGCCCCCTCCCCGAAGAACCGGATCCCGGCCTCCTGGATCCGCCGGATCGTGATGGGGGCGGCGCCGCTGGTGACGACCGCGGCGTCGACAGGCGAGACGATGCCGATGTCGCTGGCGCGCATCGAGCGCACCGGTCCGACGGTGCCGGGGATGTCGGAGTAGAAGAACGCCGCCAGCCGGGTCAGTCCGCCCTCGACCAGCTCCTCCACGACCAGGTCGGCGCTGCCGAGGCC
This genomic window from Nocardioides marinus contains:
- a CDS encoding YqgE/AlgH family protein → MSGTTAGGLPPAPGMLLVAAPTLLDPNFADTVVLLLDADDEGAIGVVLNRPTPVPVEEVLPDWGAIVAEPEVLFQGGPVSTEGALAVALLEDGVVVPEAGFRPVAGPFGLVDLDVPVDALAGRLAAVRIFAGYAGWGAGQLEDEIDEGAWYVVPAEAGDLCREDAVDLARDVLRRQPGELAWHSTRPADPDLN
- a CDS encoding DUF3048 domain-containing protein, giving the protein MPIRHRRRAGAATAALLTASLVLGACSGDGDGPAPEAAPSTAPTQQVTKGEQVAPETWPLTGLPVKGGRSAAARHPVMVLKMDNTSSSAPQRGLGSADLVVEELVEGGLTRLAAFFYSDIPGTVGPVRSMRASDIGIVSPVDAAVVTSGAAPITIRRIQEAGIRFFGEGAKGFFRDSSRSAPYNLMTDLAETATLVKRAATRPDDYLPWGDAADLPKGKPGRDLQARFSYGHTTTWTFENGRYRNVNTYAAADDQFLADSVLVLRVRVGDAGYKDPAGNPVPETFLEGRGQALLLHGGRAITGTWTKAGLNAPIELRNRFGTLRVPAGNTWIELVPEATGSVTVG
- a CDS encoding TetR/AcrR family transcriptional regulator yields the protein MPRSSVSKLVPKVPGVSGVPGATLRQQYSASTKRGLVDVAEELFTEHGYAATSLDAIVSGARVTKGALYHHFSGKQALFEAVFERVESDASRAIQKALKGKKDPWEKARAGLEAFLAVVQEPRYRRIVVQEGPSVLGYERFREQEERSTFANVVDIVRAVLSAGTWELDEPMIQTFARIFFGAMSAAGESVASADDAIVAATRVEAAIGFIIAGFQSLADAGVPLPDPGAAILEVPTAVDE